One stretch of Hymenobacter chitinivorans DSM 11115 DNA includes these proteins:
- a CDS encoding TssN family type VI secretion system protein, which yields MLTPNPQAQARSGVSTALSNARSSVQRNPTIISTLLYLLTVVAIFAVVGLGAAYSPWSYKLTFFLVQLVALLLGWAHVRAMPRWLTWYDPEATWHGPLLTLLTWLAASLGLAASSWVPWFTPATPSLAFVTAAIPVAVPYFFLASYQAWRQIPVKQYKLWYYQPSAAGPDLSRMDLSNFMVIHFWMSRRYGESLFHDFSSKAPYEMRFSDLFHIFLTDYNLIKPEQAIQYLDNDGHSYGWIFYAKQPWWKPRRYYDPDYTFRDNFIKQGNIIVAKRVAVQS from the coding sequence ATGCTTACTCCCAATCCTCAGGCGCAGGCGCGTAGCGGCGTCTCGACGGCCTTGTCGAATGCCCGCTCCAGCGTGCAGCGCAACCCAACCATCATTAGTACGCTGCTCTACCTGCTGACAGTGGTAGCCATCTTCGCGGTGGTCGGGCTGGGCGCGGCCTACAGTCCGTGGTCCTACAAACTTACTTTTTTCTTGGTGCAGCTCGTGGCTCTGCTGCTGGGCTGGGCCCATGTGCGGGCCATGCCGCGCTGGCTGACCTGGTACGACCCCGAGGCCACCTGGCACGGCCCGCTGCTGACGCTGCTGACCTGGCTGGCGGCTAGTTTGGGCCTGGCTGCCTCGAGCTGGGTGCCCTGGTTTACGCCCGCCACCCCGTCCTTGGCCTTCGTGACGGCCGCCATTCCCGTGGCCGTGCCCTATTTTTTCCTGGCTTCCTACCAGGCCTGGCGGCAGATTCCGGTCAAGCAGTACAAGCTGTGGTATTACCAGCCCAGCGCCGCCGGCCCCGACCTCTCGCGCATGGATTTGAGCAACTTCATGGTGATTCACTTCTGGATGTCGCGGCGCTACGGGGAGTCGCTGTTTCACGATTTCTCGTCGAAGGCGCCCTACGAAATGCGCTTCAGTGACCTGTTTCACATCTTTCTGACCGATTATAACCTAATTAAGCCCGAGCAGGCCATTCAGTACCTGGACAACGACGGGCACTCCTACGGCTGGATTTTTTATGCCAAGCAGCCCTGGTGGAAGCCCCGCCGCTA